GGAGCATTGGAGCAAGAATTAGCTGCCAGTGAGCAAAAAATCAAGCAACTGGAATTAAACAATCGTCTCAATCAGGAATGGATCGACGTAACGTTGCCGGGAAGACGGCAGCTTCCTGGAACAGAGCATCCGCTCTTGCAAGTGATTCGGGAAATCGAAGATATTTTCGTGGGTCTTGGCTTTGAGATTGCAGAGGGACCGGAAGTGGAGACCGATTATTATAATTTTGAAGCATTAAATCTTCCGAAAGATCATCCGGCAAGAGATATGCAGGATACGTTTTATATTACGGAAGAATTGCTGATGCGAACACATACATCGCCTGTTCAGGCGCGGACGCTTGAGCGAAAAAAACCGGATCCGCTGCGGATCATTTGTCCCGGACGCGTGTATCGCAGAGATGAAGACGATGCAACACACTCCCACGCCTTTAATCAAGTGGAGGGACTGGTTGTCGACAAAGGCATACGCATGAGTGATTTGAAAGGCGTATTGCTTACATTTGCCAGACAAATGTTTGGTGGAGAGCAAAAGATCCGGCTGCGTCCAAGCTTTTTCCCATTTACGGAACCAAGTGCGGAAGTGGATGTCTCTTGCATTATCTGTAAAGGCGCAGGATGCCGTGTTTGCAAACATACCGGATGGCTGGAAATTTTGGGTTCAGGAATGGTGCATCCGAAAGTGTTGGAAATGGGCGGATATGATTCGGATGTATATACAGGGTTTGCGTTCGGCATGGGAGTGGAACGGATCGCCATGCTGAAATATGGAATTGATGACATCCGGCATTTTTATGTCAATGATGTTCGATTCTTGCGTCAATTTACAGCGCGAAGATAAGTTTTTTGAAGGAGTGGACGATGAGTGAAAATCACATATAAGTGGCTGCAAGAGTATGTATCGTTAGAGGATATATCGCCCGAGCAATTGGCTGATGTATTGACAAACCGCGGAATACCGGTTGAAACCATTGAATATCGGAATCAAGGTGTAGATGGGGTTGTTGTAGGAGAAGTATTGGCGACAGAGCAGCATCCGAATGCGGATCGTCTAAAAGTATGCCAAGTGAATGTCGGCAATTCTGAACATTTGCAAATTGTTTGCGGCGCTCCAAACGTTAAGCCGGGGCAAAAAGTTCCTGTTGCTTTGGTTGGCGCCAAACTTCCGGGTTTAGAGATCAAAAAGGCGAAATTGCGCGGTGTGGAGTCACAGGGAATGTTATGTTCGGCAAAAGAATTGGGCCTTGAAACGAAATTGCTGCCCAAAGAACAGACGGAAGGCCTGTTTATTCTGCCTGTTGATGCGCCGATTGGCGAATCGATTGTGACGTATCTTGAATTGGATGACTGCATATTGGATTTGGAACTTACACCCAATCGTTCCGATTGTTTAAGCATGCGTGGAGTGGCATATGAAGTCGCAGCGATCTTGAATCGCAATATTCATATGCCAAAAATCTCTTGTCATGTGGATGAGCAGGTGTCTCCCTTGCATGTCCGGATTGATTCGGAAAATTGCAGGTATTATGCGGGGCAAGTGGCAGATGGCGTAAAGATCGGGCCGTCTCCCATTTGGATGCAAATGCGGTTGTTGAGCGTGGGTGTACGACCGATCAGCAATATTGTTGATATTACCAACTATGTCATGTTCGAATACGGCCAACCGCTGCATGCGTTTGATTGGCAAACAATTGCGGATCAAACCATTGTTGTACGCCAAGCAAGACAGGAAGAGAATTTGATGACATTAGACGGACAGCACCGAACATTAGATGACACGATGTTAGTGATAGCAGATCCGCATAAAGCGATCGGACTGGCAGGCGTTATGGGGGGAGAAAATTCGGAGGTTACGAGCGCAACGGAGCGAATTGTGATTGAATCGGCCGTTTTTGATTCGATCGTCGTGAGAAAAACTGGAAAAGCATTAGGACTTCGCTCGGAAGCCCAAAGCCGTTTTGAAAAAGGCATTGACCCTGCCATCGTCAATGAAGCATTGCAACGGGCCACTGCTTTGATGGCAAGCTATGCAGGCGCTGTTCCGATTGGAAAGGCGGTAACAGCCGGCATTCTGCCAAAACTCGAGAAACGAATCGAATTATCTGCGGACAAGGCAAATGATTTCCTTGGGACGAATTTGCCGCCGCTGCAAATCCATGGAATTTTGCAGGCGCTAGGATTCGGTGTGGAAGATGCAGGGGCGGGTGTATGTTTCGTAGACGTGCCTTCCCGCCGTATGGATATCACGTTGCCGGTCGATTTGATTGAAGAAGTTGCCCGCATGTACGGATATGATGAAATCCCTACGACTATGCCTGTCGCTCCGACAAATCAGGGATTTCTTACAGAAGAACAGAAAATCAGGAGAAGAATTCGCGAAAGTTTTATCAGTGAGGGATTGCAAGAGGTATTTACGTATGTATTTGTCAATGAACAATCGCTGCAGAAGCTAGGATCGTCTTTGGAATCCTTCGGCAAACCCATACGCTTGGCGTTGCCGATGTCAGAGGAGCGCTCTGTGCTAAGAACAAGTCTGCTGCCATCCTTATTGGAAGTTGTACAGTACAACGCAAATCGAAAGCATGCAAATTTACGCTTGTTTGAGATCGGAAAAGTGTATACATCCAAATCGGAAACGCTGACAGAACTTCCGCAAGAACGATATCAAATCGCTGCCGTCCTGACGGGGAAAATCACTTCGGAAGCAGTAGGAAGTGAAGCGCGGATTGTGGATTTTTACGATGCAAAAGGTGTTGTCGAGACTGTATTTGAATCGATTGGCATCGAACAGATTACGTTTGTACCGGAATCGCAAATTTCCTACTTGCATCCGGCGCGGACGGCGAGAATTCTTTGGCAGAATCATTCCGTTGGAGTGATTGGCGCATTGCATCCTTCCGTGGAAGAATCATTTGATGTGCCAAGCGCATACTATATCGAACTGGATCTGGAATCGTTGCTTAAGGCCTGCAAAGGTGCCATAACGTTTGTGCCAATGCCGAAATATCCTGCCATTGTCCGTGATATTGCAGTTGTGATCGATCGTCAAATCCATGCTTCGAGTCTGTTGAACACGATTCGCAACGCGGGAGGAGAATGGGTTCGCCAGGTAAAAATATTCGATGTTTTCGAAAGTGCACAAATCGGAGAGCATAAGAAAAGTGTCGCGATTACGATTGAATATCGTTCCGATCAGCGGACGTTGACAGATGAAGAAGTGCAAAATGTTCATCAAACCATTCTGGATACGTTGTTCCGTGAATATCAGGCACAACTTCGTGCATAATGGAAGGGAGAAGCACTCTCCCTTTTTGCATTTTTTATCGCCGGTCGGCCAATCTGGAATTTCCGTTCCGATCCTTGGTATAATTGGCATAGAAAAACGTATAATCGAGAAAATACGGGGCAGTTGAAGGGAGACTTTTCATGAGTCAGCAAGATTTAAACCGAATTCACGTAGATATTTTCGGTCATCAATATTCCTTGCGCGGACAAGCCTCCTCTGCACATATGCGGTTAGTCGCGGCATTGGTCGACGAGAAAATGAAGGAAATCGCGCAGGTGAATTCCCGGTTTGACTTAGGAAAGGTAGCAGTGTTATCCGCAGTCAATATAGCAGATGAATACATTCGCTTGCTTGAAGAATATAAAGATTTGCTAAATGCATTGCAACAAGATATTGATAAGACGAAAACAAAGACATAGGGGGATCGCATTGCACCTCGTAGATGTTTTGATCGTTGTTTGTATTGCTGCCGGCGCGTGGTCAGGATACCGATCAGGCGCCATTCGACAAGTCTTGCGGATTGGCGGTACGGTTATTTCGTATTGGGTCGCCATTCGCTATCCTTCGATTTTGGAACCGCTGGTTCTGAAAATTGACGATCAATGGGGCGGTAAAATCATTGCGGGATTTGGGACATGGGCGGTTCAGGGCGTGTCGATACTTTTGACTTTCGCACTGTGCCATCTTCTTGTTTCTTTACTCACCTTTGTCATTCAAGGCATTTTTGACTTGCCTGTGCTGTCCTTTGTCAATCGAATGGCAGGCACTGTGCTTGGCACGTGTATTGCTTTTTTGCTTATCGCCATTGTTGTACAGGTTTCAAATTATGTACAAATCCCTACCCTGAACAAGGCAATCGCTCAATCAAATATTGCTCAATCGTTTTCTCACATACTTTTGAGCGGTTTGCCATCCATTCATGGACCCATTCAGGGGATACCGTCCCGTTCAAACCCGTTCCACATTTCCTATTGATCTTGCATGTAAAGATCTTACTTGTAATGATCTTGCGCGTAAAACGAAGGACGAATGAAATGAAAGCTCAATGGAAAGGAGAAAGCCGCAGATCAGCTTTCTCCAATTCCATTTATGTCGCCTTTTTCAGACACAAATGGGTCGATTTGCAGTAAACTCTAATGTCTGTCTCGTGTGTCACCTGTCCCGCGAATTTCTGTTGGGATAAACAGATCGATAATCCCGATTACAAGTGAGGCGAGCAGTGCGCCAAGCAATGAGACACGCATGCCTGGAACAAATAATTGCGCCAGCCAGATGACGACAGCTCCAGATATGAATCCGATAATTCCACGGCCATAAGGGGAAATGCCGCGACCAAAAAGTCGTTCAATTACCCAACCCATTGCTGCAATGACGATCGCTGCAACTAAGGCCGACCAGAAATTCAGGTGGCCAAAACCTGGTACGATAAATCCTACAAACATTAGAACCAGGGCCGAAACGATGAATCGTACTATAGTACCAAGAAAACTCATCTTGAACCCTCCTAAGTTGAGATCACTGTGCTCATTATTGTTACCGAATTGCTGAAAAACATAGCTGGTTTGTTTATCTTTTCCTGTCATGGATTGGCATAAGAGGAGAGTTTTATAAAATGAATGATCATGTATTACGGACATTGGAATATAACAAAGTGCTCGAACATGTAATAAAACAAACGACAAACGCCGTAGGAAAGGAACTTGCGCAATCCATCAAGCCTGTGACCGATCTGGTTCAAATTCAAAAGTGGCTGCAGGAGACGGAAGAAGCGGCAACTTTGTATCGAATAAAAGGTACAATTCCATTAGGCGGAATTCATGATGTTCGCAACTGTGTGAAACGCGTCAGAGTCGGCGGACGCCTAACGATTGAAGAACTGCTGCAAGTTGCTGATACGATTGGCAACGGCAGGCGTTTAAAACGTTTGATCCGGAAGTCGGCAGAAGAGGCGGAAATTCCTCTTCTTTTGGAATTTGCAGACTCGATGTATGATTTGAAAGATTTGGAAGATGAAATTCGCCGCTGTATTGACGAAAACGGTACGGTCAATAATGATGCGTCTACAACTCTACGCAATATACGGTACGAAATTCAGGAAAAGCAAGGGCGCATGAAAGACAAATTGGACGAAATTTTACGCTCCCCTCATTACCAAAAAATGCTGCAGGATCCGATCGTTACATTGCGCAATGAACGGTATTGCATTCCTGTCAAAGCCGATTACCGCGGAGCGTTTCCGGGAATTATCCACGATCAGTCTGCCAGTGGCGCCACCTATTTTATAGAACCTGCGGCCATCGTTCAAATGAATAATCAATTGCGGGAAAAAATTCTGGAAGAACAGCGGGAAATTGAACGCATCTTGCAGCAGTTGTCGAACCGAATGGCCATGGAAGCGGATGAAGTATCCAAAAATCTTGAAACGCTTGGATATTTGGATTGTGTCTTTGCGAAAGCGAAAGTCGCTCATCAAATGCGCGCTATCCAACCGAAGCTCGTCGATACCGGACAGATTGTATTAAAAAAAGCACGGCATCCTCTTTTAAATCAGGAAAGCGCGGTGCCAATCAGCTTGCATTTTGGCGATGATTATACACTGCTTGTGATTACAGGACCGAATACAGGGGGAAAAACCGTTACATTAAAGACGATTGGATTGTTGACATTAATGGCGATGTCCGGTCTGTTCGTGCCGGCGGATGACGGGACGCAGATATCCATTTTTCATCATGTGTTTGCGGATATTGGAGATGAGCAAAGCATTGAGCAGAATTTGTCTACATTTTCAAGTCATATGTCCAACATTGTGAGAATTCTTAACCAAGTAGATCAGAAAAGCCTTGTTTTACTCGATGAATTGGGAGCAGGTACAGACCCGACGGAAGGTGCCGCTCTTGCCATGTCGATTCTCGATCGTCTATATCAACAAGGTGTTCGTACAGTCGCTACGACCCACTATAGTGAACTGAAAGCATATGCCTATGGTCATGAGGGGGCAATGAATGCCAGTGTCGAATTTGATGTGGAAAGCTTGCGTCCTACGTATCGCTTATTGATTGGAATTCCCGGGCGTTCCAATGCGTTTGCCATTGCAAAACGTTTGGGGCTGCACGAAGATATCATCGAGCTCGCAAAGAGCAAACTGACACAAGAGGACACAAAAGTTGAAGACTTGATTCGGCAATTGGAAGTAGCAAGGTTGCATGCGGAACGAGATGAGCAAGCGTCAGCGATTTTAAAAAGAGAGACGGAACAACTGCGCAAACAACTCGATTCAGAACGTCAATCCTGGTATCAGGAACGAGATGCACTTTTGCAAAAGGCACAAGACGAAGCGCATAGAGCTGTAAAACGCGCACAACAGGAAGCTCAATCGATCCTGCAGGAATTGCGGGATGTTGCAAAACAGGAACATGCGAATATCAAAGAGCATCGGCTGATCGAATTGCAAACACGACTGAAACAAGCGTCACCGGAACTTGTAAAACAGCCCAGAATACGTGTTTCCAAATCAAATGCGAAAAAAACAGTGAAGCCGGGAGATACGGTCATGTTCCTGTCTTTAGGCCAGAAAGCCCAAGTAGTGGAAGTAAGCGGCAAAGATATCACGATACAAATTGGTGCAATGAAGACAAAAACTACGCTTGACCAAGTAGAACTTTTAGGTTCAGCCAGCGGCTCACAAGAAAAGCGCAATCTTGGAATGATGAAGCGTTCCACCTTGATGGTGGGGATGGAACTGGATATACGAGGCCGCATTGTCGATGATGCGGTAGCGGAAATTGACAAATATCTGGACAATGCAGTAATGAACGGATACCCTCGAGTCAGCATCATTCATGGAAAAGGAACAGGAGCGCTGCGGACAGGCGTACGGGAGTTTCTTCGCCATCATCCGCATGTATCTTCGTTTCGATATGGATCGTATAATGAGGGTGGAGACGGTGTCAGTATCGTGGAATTAAAGTAATTGCCGGTAATTGCAGTGTCTATAAGAGGATGTTCAAAAAGTAGTCAAAACTCCACGGCGGATTGCTTTGCCGAATCCCAAAAAGGCTTACTCATGTACCAAACACGTACATTCCGTCGCCTTTTCGTGCTCCGGCTTCGCACTTCTTGTGTCTTACTTAACCGCTTTTTGAACACGCACTTAAACTACTTGCTTACCGAATGCTTTTCAAATTGAATGGCCGATTTAATACCCCAAAATAAAACCAAAGGACCCATGAACTCTACCAAGACCATAGACAGCATACCGAATGCATCATTCATTTCAATCACCTGCTTTATACGATTTTTGAATCTCTAATTTTGAATCTCTATTAAAAACTATAGAAAATAAACTGTGTATTGTAATGACAAAAATGTACTATTTTGCACCACACAAAAAGACCACCTAATGCGAAACGAGTTAGGTGGTCTTAGGGAATTGAAAACAAACGATTAAGGTCCGGGAACGACGGAAACCGGATTTCCGGGATCAGAGACATTTCCTGCGCTATCGATGGCGGAAACCCGGTAGTAATAGGTCGTTCCGCTTGTTAAACCGGTGTCTGTATAAGGACTGGCAGATGTTTCGGCAACTTTCCCCCAGCCTTTATTATCCAGGCTCCGTTCGATCAGGTAATGTGCAGCGCCGTTGGAACTCCATGAGATTGTTACACTCGAACCATTGTGCAAATTTTTTGCCTGTATGTTTGCAGGCGGTACGAGATTTGCAGCGCTCGTATTCGTTGTCGTCTGCGAACTTGCGCTAGTTGAGGCAGCGACTGTTGTCGATGGGCCGGATTCTCCGGAATCGTTTTTTGCTGTTACTTGATAGTAATATTTCAAATTCGCATTTGCGCTGCCATCTGTAAATGTCGTTCCTTGCACGCTGCCAATCGATGAAAATGGGCCGATTGCGTCTGCGGCACGATAAATGACATAGGATGTGGCGCCGGATACGTTTGACCAGGAAAGACTAAATCCCGCACCGGCCGGTGTCACTTCAAGATTGCTCGGAGCACTTAGAGAACTGCTGCCGGATCCTGTATCGCCCGCACTCCCATTGCTTGCAGAGCTGGCCGCGCCAATCGTTACTTGGATTGGTTTTGACGGATCCGAGGAAGTCCCGGACGCATCCACAGATGAAATTTGATAATAGTACGTTTTTCCTTGTTGCACATCCGAATCCGTATACGTGGTGTCCTTAATTTCTTTTGGCCCAATCATTTGGAAAGGTCCTGTCGGCGATTGGGACCGCATCAGGATATATCCGTCCGCTTGATTCACGGCTGCCCAGGATAATGCAACCTGATGATCCCCGGACTTGTCCACATGCAGTCCATCCGGGACGTTGGCAGCGGTGGACAGTATATTTCCGCCCCGGGGGTCTGGCTGTGTCGGCAATTCCGGCAGTGAATCCTGCGGCAGATATGCCGGGTTGTTGTCTGGCAGCACATAAGGTACTTTCCTTTTAATGAAAATCCCTGTTTTTATCTCTTGCGCCGGCGTCTGGTCTGTCGGCAAATAATATTTTCCGGCAACTTTTACGTATTTTGCCTGTACCAAGACATCGTCCGGCTTTGTCGGCTCAGTGCCCTTGATGAACCAATCGGTTGTCACGGAATGCGTCTCTTTGACCAATGCCGTCGGCAAAAGACCGGACTTATTGCTGACTTCCATTTGCACAAGTCCGTCCGGGCGCTTGAATGTGCCTTGATTCGGATATTGGGCAAAGACTTTGTCCATAATATCATTCCATAAATTCAAGGGGCGATGTCCCTCATACATGCCGACCGCGGGATTTGTCAAAGTATGGGGGATGTCGTATCCAACCCAAATCCCGAGCGAAAATTTCGGAGTAAAACCGACGAACCAGGCATCTTTATCGTCATCTGTCGTGCCTGTTTTGCCGGCAATCGGTTTGCCCGGAAAATGATTGCCGACAATCGATGCAGTCCCCCGTTTTACAACATCCTGCATCATATTTGTCGTCAGCCAGGACGCTTGGGGTGAAAAAATCTCCCGCGTTTCCGGTTTGTTTTCATAAATGGTATGTCCGTTTAAATCGACGATTTTCGTAATCATGTACGGTTTATGCCATACTCCATTGTTTGGAAACGTCGTATAAGCGCCCGTTTCCTGTTGCACCTCAAGACCCTGGGACAGGCCGCCGATCGCCGAAGAAAGGTTTTCTTTATCCGATTTGGTCAAAGTTGTAATCCCCATTTTTTCAACATAGCCCATTCCGACTTGCGGCGTGATTTTTTGCAATACTTTGATTGCCGGTATGTTATACGATTGAACAAGAGCCTCGCGAGCGGTCAGCAGTCCATGAAATTTATGATCCCAGTTCATCGGGAAATACTTTCCGTTTGGCGAATTGGGGTCGCTCCACTGCATCGGCACATCATCGATCACACTGGCGGGCGACAACACTTTTTCGTTAATGGCAGGCCCGTAATCCCCGAGCGGTTTGATCGATGAACCAGGCTGGCGGGGAAGCACTGTATGATCATTCTGATCGTGCTGAAAATCTCTTCCGCCGCCCATCGCCAAGATCTCGCCGGTTTTATTGTCGATGAGTGTCGCACCGGCTTGTTCCAGGACATTTTTTAATTCTTGCGTTTTTCCCTGGGCGTCCTTATAGCTGTAAGAAATGGGCGGCCAAAAGTTTTTGTCGTTATTAAATACCTGATCGACATCTTGCTGCAATTTGCCGTCGATTGTCGTGTAAATCTTGAAGCCGCCGCGATCCAGCAATTGGCGCGCTTGATCCGTCGTATCCAAATGTTCCTTTTGCTTAAGGATGTCTACCACATCAGATACTGCATGTTCAAACACAAATGGATCCTTCATTGCCGCAACCTGTTTTGAATGCTTCATGCTGGCCTTTACATCAAAATTCATCGCGGCAGAATAGTCTGCCTTTGTAATCAATCCGTCTGCCAACATTTGATCCAATATGTAGTGTTGACGTTCGATCGTGTGATCCGGATGCAAAAATGGCGAGTAATAAGACGGATTGTTTGGAATGGCAGCCAAAAATGCAGCTTGCGCCAAATTCAAGTGATCCGGTGTTACGTCAAAGATCGCTTTGGATGCGCTTTTGACGCCGTATAGATTTGTCAGCGAACTGGATTGACCAAAGTAAATCCAATTCATATATGTAGTAAGAATCTCGTCTTTGGTCATTTCCCGTTCCAGTTGCAAAGCCAAGACGACTTCTTGTATCTTTCTTTGGATCGTCTGTTGCTGCAATGGAAACATGACCAATTTTACCGTTTGTTGTGTGATTGTGCTGGCGCCGCTCATGATCTTATGGCCGATCAGATCTTGAAATGCGGCTCTTGCCAAGGCCAATGGATTAATGCCGATATGGTGATAAAAATCTTTATCCTCACCGGCGATAA
Above is a window of Fodinisporobacter ferrooxydans DNA encoding:
- a CDS encoding endonuclease MutS2, with protein sequence MNDHVLRTLEYNKVLEHVIKQTTNAVGKELAQSIKPVTDLVQIQKWLQETEEAATLYRIKGTIPLGGIHDVRNCVKRVRVGGRLTIEELLQVADTIGNGRRLKRLIRKSAEEAEIPLLLEFADSMYDLKDLEDEIRRCIDENGTVNNDASTTLRNIRYEIQEKQGRMKDKLDEILRSPHYQKMLQDPIVTLRNERYCIPVKADYRGAFPGIIHDQSASGATYFIEPAAIVQMNNQLREKILEEQREIERILQQLSNRMAMEADEVSKNLETLGYLDCVFAKAKVAHQMRAIQPKLVDTGQIVLKKARHPLLNQESAVPISLHFGDDYTLLVITGPNTGGKTVTLKTIGLLTLMAMSGLFVPADDGTQISIFHHVFADIGDEQSIEQNLSTFSSHMSNIVRILNQVDQKSLVLLDELGAGTDPTEGAALAMSILDRLYQQGVRTVATTHYSELKAYAYGHEGAMNASVEFDVESLRPTYRLLIGIPGRSNAFAIAKRLGLHEDIIELAKSKLTQEDTKVEDLIRQLEVARLHAERDEQASAILKRETEQLRKQLDSERQSWYQERDALLQKAQDEAHRAVKRAQQEAQSILQELRDVAKQEHANIKEHRLIELQTRLKQASPELVKQPRIRVSKSNAKKTVKPGDTVMFLSLGQKAQVVEVSGKDITIQIGAMKTKTTLDQVELLGSASGSQEKRNLGMMKRSTLMVGMELDIRGRIVDDAVAEIDKYLDNAVMNGYPRVSIIHGKGTGALRTGVREFLRHHPHVSSFRYGSYNEGGDGVSIVELK
- a CDS encoding transglycosylase domain-containing protein, whose amino-acid sequence is MSKHQTQSNSATPGNPVTKDKKNRKQPQSKLRKFLKISMITAIVLFVLAGGAGAGYVAKIIRTTPKFNIHSFTDLSASSIMYDRNGSVIGTMDQEGNRELIKSVKDVSPYLKNAFIAGEDKDFYHHIGINPLALARAAFQDLIGHKIMSGASTITQQTVKLVMFPLQQQTIQRKIQEVVLALQLEREMTKDEILTTYMNWIYFGQSSSLTNLYGVKSASKAIFDVTPDHLNLAQAAFLAAIPNNPSYYSPFLHPDHTIERQHYILDQMLADGLITKADYSAAMNFDVKASMKHSKQVAAMKDPFVFEHAVSDVVDILKQKEHLDTTDQARQLLDRGGFKIYTTIDGKLQQDVDQVFNNDKNFWPPISYSYKDAQGKTQELKNVLEQAGATLIDNKTGEILAMGGGRDFQHDQNDHTVLPRQPGSSIKPLGDYGPAINEKVLSPASVIDDVPMQWSDPNSPNGKYFPMNWDHKFHGLLTAREALVQSYNIPAIKVLQKITPQVGMGYVEKMGITTLTKSDKENLSSAIGGLSQGLEVQQETGAYTTFPNNGVWHKPYMITKIVDLNGHTIYENKPETREIFSPQASWLTTNMMQDVVKRGTASIVGNHFPGKPIAGKTGTTDDDKDAWFVGFTPKFSLGIWVGYDIPHTLTNPAVGMYEGHRPLNLWNDIMDKVFAQYPNQGTFKRPDGLVQMEVSNKSGLLPTALVKETHSVTTDWFIKGTEPTKPDDVLVQAKYVKVAGKYYLPTDQTPAQEIKTGIFIKRKVPYVLPDNNPAYLPQDSLPELPTQPDPRGGNILSTAANVPDGLHVDKSGDHQVALSWAAVNQADGYILMRSQSPTGPFQMIGPKEIKDTTYTDSDVQQGKTYYYQISSVDASGTSSDPSKPIQVTIGAASSASNGSAGDTGSGSSSLSAPSNLEVTPAGAGFSLSWSNVSGATSYVIYRAADAIGPFSSIGSVQGTTFTDGSANANLKYYYQVTAKNDSGESGPSTTVAASTSASSQTTTNTSAANLVPPANIQAKNLHNGSSVTISWSSNGAAHYLIERSLDNKGWGKVAETSASPYTDTGLTSGTTYYYRVSAIDSAGNVSDPGNPVSVVPGP
- a CDS encoding phage holin family protein, translated to MSFLGTIVRFIVSALVLMFVGFIVPGFGHLNFWSALVAAIVIAAMGWVIERLFGRGISPYGRGIIGFISGAVVIWLAQLFVPGMRVSLLGALLASLVIGIIDLFIPTEIRGTGDTRDRH
- a CDS encoding CvpA family protein; translated protein: MHLVDVLIVVCIAAGAWSGYRSGAIRQVLRIGGTVISYWVAIRYPSILEPLVLKIDDQWGGKIIAGFGTWAVQGVSILLTFALCHLLVSLLTFVIQGIFDLPVLSFVNRMAGTVLGTCIAFLLIAIVVQVSNYVQIPTLNKAIAQSNIAQSFSHILLSGLPSIHGPIQGIPSRSNPFHISY
- the zapA gene encoding cell division protein ZapA, whose product is MSQQDLNRIHVDIFGHQYSLRGQASSAHMRLVAALVDEKMKEIAQVNSRFDLGKVAVLSAVNIADEYIRLLEEYKDLLNALQQDIDKTKTKT
- the pheT gene encoding phenylalanine--tRNA ligase subunit beta, with translation MKITYKWLQEYVSLEDISPEQLADVLTNRGIPVETIEYRNQGVDGVVVGEVLATEQHPNADRLKVCQVNVGNSEHLQIVCGAPNVKPGQKVPVALVGAKLPGLEIKKAKLRGVESQGMLCSAKELGLETKLLPKEQTEGLFILPVDAPIGESIVTYLELDDCILDLELTPNRSDCLSMRGVAYEVAAILNRNIHMPKISCHVDEQVSPLHVRIDSENCRYYAGQVADGVKIGPSPIWMQMRLLSVGVRPISNIVDITNYVMFEYGQPLHAFDWQTIADQTIVVRQARQEENLMTLDGQHRTLDDTMLVIADPHKAIGLAGVMGGENSEVTSATERIVIESAVFDSIVVRKTGKALGLRSEAQSRFEKGIDPAIVNEALQRATALMASYAGAVPIGKAVTAGILPKLEKRIELSADKANDFLGTNLPPLQIHGILQALGFGVEDAGAGVCFVDVPSRRMDITLPVDLIEEVARMYGYDEIPTTMPVAPTNQGFLTEEQKIRRRIRESFISEGLQEVFTYVFVNEQSLQKLGSSLESFGKPIRLALPMSEERSVLRTSLLPSLLEVVQYNANRKHANLRLFEIGKVYTSKSETLTELPQERYQIAAVLTGKITSEAVGSEARIVDFYDAKGVVETVFESIGIEQITFVPESQISYLHPARTARILWQNHSVGVIGALHPSVEESFDVPSAYYIELDLESLLKACKGAITFVPMPKYPAIVRDIAVVIDRQIHASSLLNTIRNAGGEWVRQVKIFDVFESAQIGEHKKSVAITIEYRSDQRTLTDEEVQNVHQTILDTLFREYQAQLRA
- the pheS gene encoding phenylalanine--tRNA ligase subunit alpha — translated: MQQQLQELRQQALREIKSIKNLQNLQEWKVRYLGKKGLLTQVLRSMGELPADERPLMGQLVNEVRGALEQELAASEQKIKQLELNNRLNQEWIDVTLPGRRQLPGTEHPLLQVIREIEDIFVGLGFEIAEGPEVETDYYNFEALNLPKDHPARDMQDTFYITEELLMRTHTSPVQARTLERKKPDPLRIICPGRVYRRDEDDATHSHAFNQVEGLVVDKGIRMSDLKGVLLTFARQMFGGEQKIRLRPSFFPFTEPSAEVDVSCIICKGAGCRVCKHTGWLEILGSGMVHPKVLEMGGYDSDVYTGFAFGMGVERIAMLKYGIDDIRHFYVNDVRFLRQFTARR